GCCCCGAGCGAGTCGGTGACCACCGTGACCGAACCCGACCCGTCGGCCGTCGACACGTAGTCGAAGCGGGCGGACATGATGTCGTCGGTGCCGTTCTGGACCACTACCCGTCCGTCGGCGTCGTAGGTGTTGACCATCCGGTTGCCGTTGGCGTCCTGCCACGACAGCATCCGGCCGTCGGCGTCGTACGTGTAGCGGGTCGTACCGCCGAAACCGTTGGTGACCGCGGTCAGATGCCCGCCGTCGTAGCCGAAACGGCGGACCACGACGGCACCACCGGACTCCGGGTCGATCACCGACAGCGCGCCGATCCGCCCGCCGCGGGCGTCGACGAGCACCCGGTAGCCGCCCGTGTGGGACACCTCGACCGGCGCACCGTCCGGGCCGTAGTGGAACCGGATGCGGTTGCGGAACCGGTCGGTGATCGCGCTGATGGAGATGTTGCCCAGCGCCGAATCGACGCCACCAAGTTCGGGTTTGGGGGCGAAGTGCCAGGTGAGCGACCGGTCCGGGTCGTGCACCGCGTAGCCGCCGGTCTCGGTCCGCGAGAGCGTCCAGCGCTGGAGCGACTGTCTCGGACGGACGGGTTCGCCCACCTCCGGGTGCGGATAGACCACCATCACGCCGTCCTCGGCGAGCAGTGTGACACCGGATTCCTCGACCACGACCCGCATGTCGATCGTCGACGACCAACTCGGGCCGAACCACCGGCCGAACCCGTAGCTCGAGCGGTGTCGCCGACCGACCACGAGCGGCAGCACGCCGGGCAGCGTCAGATCGGTTTCGGGTAGCAGGAACTCGCCGGTGGCGGCATCGACCGGGTCCTGACACTCGGTGACCTGGTTGCTCGTCTGGTCACTCGCGGGTCCGTTGTCCTCCGCGGTCCGCCCCGCACCGGAGTCCGATTCGGCAAACTCCTGAGGACGCGGATTCGGGCCCTCCGGCGGGTGTGCGGCGCCCGGATCGTGCCCCGCGGCGGGCGAACCGTGCTCGGGCGCGGGACCGTCCGCGGCCGCCGCGTCGGTGTGGTGCGCCGCCGGCGCATCGTCGACTCCCATGTGTGGCTCCCCATTCGGGAAGGATGGTGAATCGATCTCCGGCGCATCGATTCTCGGCGCGTCTACCCGCGGGACCTCGGGCGCCGGGACATGCCTGCCCACGTCCACCACGTGATCGGCGGTCCGCAGACCGCTCCCGAGATCACCGGCGATCTCGACCGCGTGCAGGGAAGTACGCGCACCGGCCACACCGGCGCCGGCGCCGCCCGTCGCGGCCGCCAGCAGGGCGTCTCCGGTGAGCGCTCCCGCGAATTCGAACGGGTTGGCCCGGGCGTCGGCGAGGAACGCGTCCACTACGGCACCCGGATCCGCCGCGGCCACGACGAGACCGGTTGTCAGGTCGCTCAGTCCCTCGAGGTACTCCGCCGGGTGGCTGATGTTGTACGGATCAACGGGGTTGACCTGTCGCACGAACTGCACGATTCCGGTGAGCCCGGTGACCAGACCGGACGTGAAATTGACGCTGCCGTGCTCGATCACGTCGGTCAGGTCCCCGAGGTTCGCGGCCATGCGCTGCGTGAACGGCGGCTCCTCGGGGGCCGATTCGGTCAGGGCCGACAACTGACCGGCGATCTGCGATGCGGCGTTGTCGCGTTCGGCCCGCGCGCCACGGAGGATCTCGACGGCGTCACCGAACATCGCCGTCCAACTGTCGACGAGGGTGGTCCCGGCTCGCTGCTCGCCGCTGAGCGCGTTGTAGGCGGTCTTCCTCGCAGCCTCCTCCTGCTCGGCGCGCTCCCAACGCTCGATCGCATCCGCCGCGCGTGCCTGTGCCGACTCGATCGTGTTCGCCCACCACGTCAGCGTCTGCGCGGCGGATGCCATCGCGTCGGCTGCGTCCTGCCACAGCCCCGGCTGCTGGTCGAAGACGGCCTGGAACGCATCGGCGGCCTCACCGGTCCAGCCTGCGGCGTCGACCGTCCGCAACGCCGTCCCCGTGGATCCGATGTTGGTGCCCAGCTCGGTCAGGGTCGTGACGGCCTCGTTGACGGCCCCCGCATCGCCACGGATCAGCTCCCGCGGATCCGTGGTCTGGCCGAGTTCGAGCTCGTCGACCGCACCGCCGGTGATGCTCGCGACCTGGTCGCCGAGGTCCGTGAGGACGTCGGCGACACCGTCCGCCCCCAAGTCACGGGCGACACCCGCCAACCTGTCGAGCCCTGCATCGGCCACCTGGCCGGCCTTCTCGACAACCCCCTCGGCCGCGTCCTCGACCCAGTCGCCGACCTTGTCCAGGCCGCCGATGACGTCGTCCCACCCATAGCCCATCTGTTCTCCCCCGCCCGTGCCTCAGCCCTGGCCGTCGGTCAGGTCTGGTCATTCATGACCGACGCTGCCTGCTCGGCAGCGCCGGTGTGGTAGCCGGGCGCAGCGTCGATGCCGACGACGTCCGCGACCAGCGGCGACACGTTGGCAAGCGCCTGCGGGCCGACCGTCGAGATCACTTCGTTGTTGGTTCGGATCGTGTCCATCGCGGCGTCGAACGACTCCCCGCTGTAATCCGCATGGAGTACGTCGTTGATCGGGTTGTCCGCGAAGGTCTCGCCCCACGACCGCTCGCTGATCTCTTCCTCGCTGAGGTGCGGGTTGCCCGCCACGTGAGTCCACGCGGTCTTGACGGTGTCCGAGAGTTGCTCGTCCATCATGTGATAGCGCCCGGCCTGGAGATCGAGCAGTTCGGCGATCTCGTTCGCCGACCGGACGAGGTGGCGCACACCCCACGACCACCGCTCCGCGTACTCCTCGAGGCTCTTCTGGACAGCCTGCGATCCGGCCTCCATCGGCGACAGCGCCAGCATCGCGAACCCGCGACCGGCCGCGGCGGTCTCACCGATCCCGAGTTCGGACATCGAGTCGATGATCGCGGTGATTCCCTGCGCCGCCTGTTGCAGGACGGCAGGATCGACCTCGAGTTCCTCGCTCATGATCGCTCCGCCTCCAGATCGGGCGGAAAGGCCATCGGGCGAGTGCCGCCGGCGTTGACGACCACCCCGGTCGGCCGGTCGAAGCGCGGCAGGACCTGCTCGATGATCCGCCAGCCGAACAGCGTGTGGTAGCGCGCCTCGGTCTGCTCTCCCCGCGCGAGCGCGTGCCGGGCGAACTCGTGTTCGCTGGTGAACGCGGGAAGCCATCCGAGATCGCGGATCTCGCTGCTCCAGACGCGGCCATCGGCCGTCAATGGAACCAGCAACGACGCCCGACAGAACGCCGCGTGCAGCGCGCCCGCCTGCCCGAATCCTTCGTAGAACGCGTCGATCTCCGCATCGAGATCCGCGCAGCCCCCACCCACCGAACTCCCCCTCGTTCCAGCCCCCGGAAACGGCGCAATAGTACTACCCGGCCACATCTCGTCCGAACCGATGAATTCGGCGTAGCGTCCCGACTGCAGACGTCGTTCCGACAGGAGGGCGGACCAATGAGCGACACCGACTCCGGCGACCGGCCTGCCACAGCGCGGCCTTCGGCCGTTCTGGCCGTGACGTTCTCGGCCGCAGCAGCATTGGGCGGCTTCCTGTTCGGCTACGACACCGCGGTCATCAACGGGGCCGTGAACGCGATCCGCGACCGCTACGACATCGGCGCCGGAGCGACCGGACTGTCGGTGTCGCTGACGCTGCTCGGCGCCGCGCTCGGCGCGTGGGTCGCGGGCACCATCGCCGACCGGCTCGGACGCATCCGAGTCATGCAGATCGCGGCGGTACTCTTCGTCGTCGGCGCCCTCGGCTCGGCGTTCCCGTTCGGTATCGTCGACCTCACCTTGTGGCGCGTATTGGGCGGCGTCGCAGTCGGTCTCGCGTCCGTGATCGCGCCCGCGTACATCGCGGAGATCGCGCCCGCCTCCATCCGCGGCCGCCTCGGGTCGATGTACCAACTGGCGATCGTCCTGGGCATCGCCGTCTCCCAGCTGGTGAACTACGGGATCTCCGCGGCCGCCGGCGGTGGGCGCGGCGAACTGCTCGGGATCGAGGCCTGGCAGTGGATGCTCGCGATCGAGTCGATTCCCGCCGTCGTCTACCTGGCCATGACGTTCACGATCCCGGAGTCACCCCGGCACCTCGTGCGGTGCGGCCACGAGGACGACGCCAGCGCGATCATCGGCGAACTCGAGGGCGGCGACCCGCAGGCCGTATCGCACCGGATCGAGGAGATCCGCACCTCGCTCGGCGCCGAACGCGCCCGGGTGGGCGTGCGGGCACTGTTCGCCAAGTCCACCGGTGTCGCCGGGCTCGTGTGGCTCGGCATCACGCTGGCTGCCCTCCAGCAGTTCGTCGGCATCAACGTGATCTTCTACTACTCGAGCACGCTGTGGCAGGCCGTCGGCTTCGGCGAGGACCGCTCGCTGCTCATCAGCGTCGTCAGCGCCCTGGTCAACATCGTCGGCACGTTCGTCGCGATCGCCGTGATCGACCGGATCGGGCGCCGGCCGCTGTTGCTGATCGGCTCTGTCGGCATGGCGGTGTCGCTCGCCACCGCCGCCGTCTGTTTCCATTCGGCAACGATCACCCGCAACGCGGAGGGCGAGTCGGTCGCGACCCTGACCGGTGCGGGCGGCACCGTCGCGCTGATCGCCGCGAACGCCTTCGTGTTCTTCTTCGCGCTGTCGTGGGGACCGGTCGTCTGGGTACTCATCAGCGAGATGTTCCCCAACCGGGTCCGAGCCGCCGCCGTCGGCATCGCGACCGCGTCCAACTGGGTCGCGAACTTCCTCGTCTCGGCCACCTTCCCGTCGCTGGCCGACTGGAACCTCTCGCTCACCTACGGCGGATACGCCGTGATGGCGCTGCTGTCGATCGTCGTGGTGACCCGGTTCGTCACCGAAACCCGCGGCCGCACGCTCGAACAGGCCGGCTGAACTACGCCCAGTGCGCCGGACGCGACAACACCGACGGCAGCCGGGTCCGTCCGTCGCCGCGCGCCGCGTTCACCTGGAACTGCGTGAGGAACAACGCGTCCGACAGGTCCGCGCCGCGCAGGTCGGCGCCGCGGAGATCGGCGCCGATGAGGTCCGCGCTGCGCAGGTCCGCCCTCCGCAGATCCGCGCCGATCAACCATGCCCCGCGCAGGTTCGCCCCCCGCAAGTCCTTGCCGGCAAGCTTCGCGCCCATCAGGTCCGCGCCGCGATGATTGCGGCGACGCCCCGGCACCGCCGCACGTGCCAGCTCGCTGACCTCGAGCAGCACCACGTTCACCCGCTCCCGATGCCCGGAGACGTCGAGGCCGGCGAGCAGAGTCGCGTCGGAGGCCGTGAGCGAGGCGGTCTCCCCTCGCAACCGGGTGAGATCGTCGTGCAGGCGCGACGCGGTATCGATAAGCAACGACTCGTCGATGTACCACAACAATTCGTGTAGCTGGCGCATCACCGGGAAGACGTCGAACATCGGGCGGGCGATGTCGGGGGCAGCACGCCAGTCGCGGCCCGCGAACGTCTCCTGCGAGACCTTCTGGCCGGCGCCGAAACAGTCGTACACCGTGCAGCCGGGAAAGCCCCGCTCCCGTAATTGGGAGTGGATCCCGCAGCGGAAGTCGGCGAGCAGATTTCGGCACGGCGTCCCGCCGGCCTTGTCGACTGCGAAGTCGCTCGACGCCGCGAACGGCAGCGCCACACAGCACAAGCCGAAGCAGTTCGAGCAATCCGAGACGAGTTCGGACGACACGCGTGTATTCAGCTCCGACACCGAGACCTCCTGACCTGACCGACCCCCAATCCTGCACGACATGCGCCCGCCGAGGCCAACCATTTCCCGACGATCCGGACCACGCTCGCAAACCGGTTGCCGGGCAGCGACACTCGCGGGCACCGCACGGGACGTCGACTCGCCGGTTGACGGCCGCGAACGGCCGGACCGACACTGGTCGTGGGTCCTCGCGACGTCGCACCCCGCGGCACCCGGCGTCGCCCGGGCGTGTGGTGTCGGTGTGCCGCTCGAACAGTGCCGCGTCGTCCGAACTGGCCCGTCTCGAACCGGTCCAGCCGCCGTGGCGGGAGGACCACCATGAGCGTCGACCCGAAGCAGGCCCACGTCTGGATCATCGGCGGCGGTATCGCCGGAATGGCCGCTACCGCCTTCGCGATCCGCGATGCCGGGGTGCCAGGAGAACACATCCACATCCTCGAGGAACTCGACGTCGAAGGCGGCTCGCTCGACGGCACCCGCTCCCCCGCCGTCACCGACGGCTGGGTCACCCGCGGTGGGCGCATGCTCGAGGAAGAGGTCTACCGGTGCACGTGGGACCTGTTCGAGTCGATTCCCTCGCTCGAGAACCCGGACGTCAGCGTCCGCCAGGAGATTCTGGACTTCAACGCCAAGGTCAGAACGAACGACAAGGCGCGGCTGATCGATTCACGGCACACCATCATCGACGCCTCGCAGCTGGGCCTCGACCACCGCGACCGGCTCGAGATGATGCGTTTGCTGGGCCTGCCGGAGCACGCGCTCGGGGCGCGGAGGATCGACGAGATGTTCGGCAGGCACTTCTTCACCACCAACTTCTGGCAGATGTGGCGCACCACGTTCGCCTTCCAGAAGTGGCATTCGGCGGCCGAATTGCGGCGGTACTTCCTGCGATTCGTCCAGGAGTTCCCGCGCATCCACACCCTGTCCGGCGTCCGGCGCACCGCCTACAACCAGTACGACTCGATGGTCGTCCCGCTGCAGCGATGGATGTGGGCCCAGAACGTCGACGTCCGGTTCGCGACCCGCGTCGTCGACGTCGACTTCGCGCAGGCCGGGCAGCCGCGTCGGGCGCGGCGACTGCACGTCGTCGGCCCGGACGGACCCGCCACGATCGAACTGGGCGAGGGCGACTACGCGTTCATCACGCTCGGCTCGATCACCTCGGACTCGACCTACGGCGGAAACGACGACGTGCCCGCGCTGATCCGCGACCGCGCCGACCACGGCTGGTCGCTGTGGGAGGAGATCGCCAAGAAGGCCCCGGACTTCGGCCGCCCCAACACGTTCTACGGCAACATCGACGAGAACAAGTGGGAATCGTTCACTCTCACGATGCGCGGCGACACGTTGCTGCGGCGCATCACCGAGTACACCGGCAACGAACCCGGAACCGGCGCGCTGACCACCTGGTTCGAGTCCGGCTGGCACCTGTCCACGGTTATCCCCTACCAACCCCATTTCCCCGCCCAGCCCAAGGACATCTACACACTGTGGGGGTACGGCTTCGACATCGACAACGAGGGCGACTACGTCAGGAAGAAGATGTCGCAGGCCACCGGCAAGGAGATCCTCACCGAGTTGATCCACCAGTACGGGTTCGAGGACCTGCTCGACGAAGTCCTGGCCACCACCGACGTGACGACGGTGATGATGCCGTACGCGTCGGCCCTGTTCAGCCGCCGTATCCCCGCCGACCGCCCCGAGGTCGTGCCCGACGGCGCAGAGAACTTCGCTTTCCTCGGGCAGTTCACGAACCTGCCCGAGGACGTCGTGTTCACCGTCGAGTACTCGGTGCACGGCGCGATGCACGCCGTCTACACGCTGTTCGACGTCGACAAGCCGATCCCGCCGATCTACCACGGGCTGCTCGACCCCAAGGTCGGGGTCAAGGCGCTCGAGGCGGCGTTCCGCTAGAAACCGCTATCCGACGCTCGGATTCGACTTGTCGAGTCCCTTGTCGAGGCCACCGCCGGTGTCGGCGCGGTCCAGCCCGACGACCCAGCCGGTGACCTGGCGCGTGATGTCCTGGGCGGTGAGTCCGAGTTCGCGATGAAGCTGGTCCCGCGACGCGTGGTCCAGGAACTGCTGCGGCACACCGAGATCCCGGCACGGGACGTCGACCCCGG
This genomic stretch from Prescottella soli harbors:
- a CDS encoding SseB family protein, which codes for MGGGCADLDAEIDAFYEGFGQAGALHAAFCRASLLVPLTADGRVWSSEIRDLGWLPAFTSEHEFARHALARGEQTEARYHTLFGWRIIEQVLPRFDRPTGVVVNAGGTRPMAFPPDLEAERS
- a CDS encoding sugar porter family MFS transporter, translated to MSDTDSGDRPATARPSAVLAVTFSAAAALGGFLFGYDTAVINGAVNAIRDRYDIGAGATGLSVSLTLLGAALGAWVAGTIADRLGRIRVMQIAAVLFVVGALGSAFPFGIVDLTLWRVLGGVAVGLASVIAPAYIAEIAPASIRGRLGSMYQLAIVLGIAVSQLVNYGISAAAGGGRGELLGIEAWQWMLAIESIPAVVYLAMTFTIPESPRHLVRCGHEDDASAIIGELEGGDPQAVSHRIEEIRTSLGAERARVGVRALFAKSTGVAGLVWLGITLAALQQFVGINVIFYYSSTLWQAVGFGEDRSLLISVVSALVNIVGTFVAIAVIDRIGRRPLLLIGSVGMAVSLATAAVCFHSATITRNAEGESVATLTGAGGTVALIAANAFVFFFALSWGPVVWVLISEMFPNRVRAAAVGIATASNWVANFLVSATFPSLADWNLSLTYGGYAVMALLSIVVVTRFVTETRGRTLEQAG
- a CDS encoding pentapeptide repeat-containing protein; the protein is MALPFAASSDFAVDKAGGTPCRNLLADFRCGIHSQLRERGFPGCTVYDCFGAGQKVSQETFAGRDWRAAPDIARPMFDVFPVMRQLHELLWYIDESLLIDTASRLHDDLTRLRGETASLTASDATLLAGLDVSGHRERVNVVLLEVSELARAAVPGRRRNHRGADLMGAKLAGKDLRGANLRGAWLIGADLRRADLRSADLIGADLRGADLRGADLSDALFLTQFQVNAARGDGRTRLPSVLSRPAHWA
- a CDS encoding oleate hydratase, producing MSVDPKQAHVWIIGGGIAGMAATAFAIRDAGVPGEHIHILEELDVEGGSLDGTRSPAVTDGWVTRGGRMLEEEVYRCTWDLFESIPSLENPDVSVRQEILDFNAKVRTNDKARLIDSRHTIIDASQLGLDHRDRLEMMRLLGLPEHALGARRIDEMFGRHFFTTNFWQMWRTTFAFQKWHSAAELRRYFLRFVQEFPRIHTLSGVRRTAYNQYDSMVVPLQRWMWAQNVDVRFATRVVDVDFAQAGQPRRARRLHVVGPDGPATIELGEGDYAFITLGSITSDSTYGGNDDVPALIRDRADHGWSLWEEIAKKAPDFGRPNTFYGNIDENKWESFTLTMRGDTLLRRITEYTGNEPGTGALTTWFESGWHLSTVIPYQPHFPAQPKDIYTLWGYGFDIDNEGDYVRKKMSQATGKEILTELIHQYGFEDLLDEVLATTDVTTVMMPYASALFSRRIPADRPEVVPDGAENFAFLGQFTNLPEDVVFTVEYSVHGAMHAVYTLFDVDKPIPPIYHGLLDPKVGVKALEAAFR